ACAAAAGAAGTGATTCGGAAGTTCCGAGTGAAAAAGGTGGGTGCGTCAGCAACCTCTGTCGATAAGCCGCTTGGAGCCACGAAAGTGCGATCACGACCGCAGCCGTGGACGGACACTGCGCTACCAGGGCCCCCAGCACGAGCGCCACCCAGATCACGCCACCTGTCCAGTCCAGCCAGCAGCGCAGGCCCTGGCGGTAGATGCCTTGGAATAAACCTTCTCCCTGAGGCCCGTGGTAAATGCTGCCTTCATCGAGGGGCGGAGCCACAGCGCGGTCACCATAAATACCGCCGATCCAGCGTGCCCCCCCCAGCGCTCCGAAGCGCTCAGGATGATCTTTCATCAGCAAGGCCTCCGCACGGCCATAGCCGGCTTGCTGGCGGAAATAGGCCTGGATGCTGTAGCGGCGGTGATGCCAGACCATGGCTCCCGGCACGAAGCGGAGTTTGCCACCCGCTTGCTGGAGCCGCCAGCAGACGTCCACATCATCTCCTGCCGCCACATATTGAGCCTGAAAGCCGCCAATGGCCTCCAAGGCTCGTTTTCGGATGGCCAGATTGCATCCGGGCAGATGCTCCGCCTCAATGTCATTCAGCAACACATGCGCCGGAGCCCCTGGAGCCGCCGCCACGACCGCCTCGGTGCGATTACGTGGGCGGGGTGGAATATTTGGCCCCCCTGCAGCCACCCACTGAGGATCATCGAAGCCCGTGGCCAAATGCGTCAGCCAGTCTTCATCGGCGATGCAGTCATCATCCGTGTAGGCGACGATCTCACCCGTGGCCAGCGAGGCACCTCGATTGCGCGCGACACTCAGCCCAGCGTGGTCTTGCCGCACGTAGAGGACGCTGGGAAAGCGATGGGCAATGGCAGCGATGTCCTGCGTGGAGCCATCGTCGATCAAGAGCACCTCAAAGTTCGGATACCGCAGCTTTTGCAGCGAGCTCAGGCAATCCGCCAGCGTCGCACCGCCATTCCAGGTGCAGACCACCACGGAGATGCGAGGCGGGTTATCCACGAGGGGGCCAGGGGATAGATCCAAATGGCAGGCGGCTCGCTCCTGTCGGTCTGTCGTGACCAGCCCGAAGGACCAGCGTGTGATGTCATCTCCACCTCGGAACCATTCATCCGTGAAGCTAAACCACACCGTTCCAGCGACGGCGTTACGATGACAGAGTCGGTGAAACCACGCCCGAGTCTCCGCCTGCGCCTGCTCGCCATGAGCCGCCACATCCAGGCCAAATTCAGTGATGACCAGCGGTTTGTCTCCCGCCAGATTCTGCAGCCGTTGCAGGTAGGACTCCAGCGCCGCCGGGTGCTCCAGATACAAGTTCACCGCCAGGAAATCCACATTCGAAGGCACCAGATATTCCGTGCTCGGATAGGTGGCGTAGCTGAAGAGCTTCGCCGGAGCCTCGCGTCGGCCGATTTCGATCAGCCCCTCCAGAAAGCGCCGCACCCGCCCCGGTTCCATCCAGCGAGCCAGGTTTTTTTCGATCTCATTGCCGACCAAAAAACCGGCGACACAGGGAACATCTCGAAACCGCCGCGCCGCATCGGTGATCGTCTGCTCGATCTGTTGCCGCAGAGCCCCATCATGCATGAAATCCACATGATCCGTCCAGGGAATGCCCACCAGCAGGCGCAATCCCTCCGCCTCCGCCCCCTCTAGCACGTCCTCCGTCGGCAGATCATACAGCCGCACCGTATTGAATCCCAACCGCCGGATCTGCTGGAAATCTGCCGCCAGCCTCTCGGGAGCGGGAAACGACGCCCCATCCTCTCGGGGGCGAAAGGGGCCATAACTCACCCCATGGAGATTCCATTTATCTCCATCGACCCGCAGCCACTTCCCACTCGCGACGAGCGGTGAAAAGGGATGACTGGCAGGGAGGGAGGGCAGCATGAGAAGGGAGGGTGACTCAAGCATGGACGTGATCCATGCGAAAGCCATTCACGATCAAAGGCTAGACATCGTATCTCCCACTTCCACCCCGATGTTGTTCAGGATGTAATTGTGATCCTCCCCCTCTTTCTCGTGCAGGGTCACTCGCCCCGGATGCGCAGCGGCCAGTTCCCGGCTCATGGAGATGGGGATGACCTGATCGGCCGTGCCGTGGAAAATCACCACCTTGGCCCCTTTATCCACCACATGCGCCAGATGCCGACGGTTGTTAAACCGGTGCATGTTCACATAGCAGAGCGGCCAGCCGATGAAGCGTTTTCCCATCTCCGTCAGGGTCGTGAAGGGGGCGATCAGGATCACTCGCCGGATATTGAGATCATCAGCCGCCATCAGACCCGCCGCACAGCCGATGGAGTGGCATAGGACGCCCATCCGAGGCAGGAGGAGTTCCGGGGTCTCATTCAGATGTCGCGCCAGGGCTTGGACCGCTTCTCGGGAGCTGTCTCGGATACGGCCCGGGTTCGGGATCCCCTGGCAGTCCCCATAGCCTGGGTAATCCATCAGCAGATAACCAAAGCTGGGGTCCCAGGCCGTAAGATACTGCATCCAGTCCAGCCCCAGGTAGTTGTTCCCCCCATAGCACAGCCACACCTTCGTGGGTTTCTTGCCATTCATCGGCGGCATGTAGTGCGCCACCTGCTGGCCCTGTCCCGTCGTGTATTCGATCCGCGCCCCACTCCGTTTCGCCAGCACCTTGCGGTAACCCTCATGATACGACCGCGGATAATAAATGAGCTTGGCCTGGCAACTGGTGAGTAACACGACCGCTGAAAGAACGAGAACGGTGATGGGGCGTAAGACTCGAAACAGAAAACTGACGGGCATGGGGCAGACGCAATGTTACGGAGAGTGGCTGGGAGCAAGTTCGAATCCCAACTCTCTTGAATCGTCTGAACGGCACGTATGGCCCCATTTCCCCGTCAATTCAGATACAGAAAGAGTCACGGATGATCACTCAACGGCAAAGTCGGTGGCAAAGTGCGCGGTTGGCCGTTGGGGGGGATTTCGTCGGGGAAGATGACGGTGATGCTCTGCACCTGATCACGCAGGGTGGGATCTTGCTGGAGGAACCATTTTTTCACGAACTCGGCGACAGATTTGCGCGAAGATTCACGAACGAGGTTGAGGTGACTGCGATTCCCGGCGCGTTTTTCCAGGGTGGGAGTGAGGTTTTTTTCCAGCTCAGCCAGGTTTTCAGCGGCGTTGAAGCGCAGCCAGCCAGCTTCGGATTTCTTTTGCATGCCGTCGGTGCGGATGGCGGGAGGCTGGGTCGGGCGGAGCTGTGGAGCGTGGACGATGCATTGGCCGTTCTCCACCCGAAGCTGCCATTTGTCAGAGAGCTTGATGTGGTAGCGATAAACCACCGGGGTGCGGATCTCCGAGATGGTGGTGCCGAGATAGACCGTCTGGTTGAAGAGGGTCTTCATGTCGTATTTCGTCACGGTTTCATCCGTCTCCATGGTGGCCACCTCCAGGATGTCACCATCGGTGGAGGCAATGCGAGTCACCGACTGGCGGAAGGTCTCGTTGATGTCCTGGGTGATGAGCTTGGAATTCATCCACTCCAAGCCGAGGCGAGTGAGATCGGTGAATTTCCAAGCGATCAATCCGCCGCCGATGAGGAAGAGGGCAAGAAGGATACCCAACAGCCGCCAACAGCCGGAGCGGCGGGCGGGTTCCTGAAGCGAAGCTGGGGTCTCCTCGGCCATGGGTCTTACCATGCAATAAACGCGCCATACGGCCAAGCGGCATTTGCTCTGCGCATATTACATTGTCATATGATCTGATTGACCATGCCAGCCGCACCCATTCAGTTTTATAATCGCCGGACGCAACGCCTCGAGACGGAGGCGGTGTATGGGGAGGGGCCCCTGCGTTTTGTGTATGAAAACCCGTTGGGCAAGCTGGCCCTGCATCTGCTCGTGAAGCGGGCGATCTTTTCGGAGATCTACGGGCAGCGGATGGATGACCTGGATAGCGCGGCGAAGATCCGCCCTTTCCTGGAAACTTACGGGGTGGATACCTCGGAGTTTGCGGAGCCAGTGGAGAGCTATCGCACCTTCAATGAGTTCTTCTATCGTCGCCTGAAGCCAGGGGCCAGGCCGATTGTGGCGGATCCTCAGGCGGTGGCTCTGCCTGCGGATGGGCGTCATTTTGTGATCCCCGACGTCTCGCTCTGTCGGGACTTTTTTGTCAAAGGGGTGAAGTTCCATCTCCCGGCTCTCCTGGATGATGCGGAACTGGCGGCTCGCTATGAAAAGGGGGCGGTGCTGATTTCCCGCCTCTGCCCCACGGATTACCATCGCTTTCACTTCCCCTGTGGCGGGGTGGCAGAGACACCCCGATTGATCAATGGCCCCCTGTATTCGGTGAGTCCGATCGCCTTCATGAAACGCCCCAGCATTTTCTGGGAGAACAAGCGTTACGTCACTCGCCTGCAGACGGGGCAATTCGGTGAGGTGTTGCTCTTGGAAGTCGGGGCGACTTGTGTGGGGTCCGTCGTTCACACGTCTCCCGCAGATGCGCCGGTCTTGAAGGGGGACGAAAAAGGCTATTTTCGCTTCGGCGGGTCTTGTTTCATCACGATCTTTGAACCGGGCCGCATCCAGTTTTCGGACGATCTTTTACAGCAGAGTGCCCAGGGGCGTGAAGTCTATGCTCGGATGGGGGATGTGGCGGGATTTGCCATCGAACCTAGGGATTCCAGCTTGCCAAGCGGCCCGGCTTCGTGAAAAAGGGGCGTATGGAGTCCCACGAAGTCATTCGCCAGGCGCTGGATAAGGCCCACGTCAAAGAAATCGCAGCCCAGATGGGAGTCTCTCTCTCATTGGTCTATAAGTGGGGACAGCGCGATGAAGAGGAGGGCAGTGGTGCCTCCAATCCGCTGGATCGCGTGAAGCAGCTGTATGAGCTTACCGGCAACGATCATCTCATCCAATGGCTCTGCCAGCAGGCTGGCGGCGTCTTTGTACGGAACCCTCCCACAGGGAAAGCGCCGGGCCGGGAGGTGATGCCAGCCACGCAGGAGATCGTGCAGCAATTCGCTGGACTGCTGGCGGCGATCAGCCACGCGGCGGCGGATAACACCATCAGCCCGGACGAGTCCGAGAAGATTCGTCATGAGTGGGATGAGTTGAAGCGCCTGACGGAGCGTTTTGTGAAGTGGTGTGAGGCGGGTGACTTCAAGCACCTGGCCGAGGACCTTCGCCGTAACCACCACTGATGGGTTCAGAACCCCGTCCTATTTTTCTTTTTTGTTCGCTAAATGTCTGATCTCAAAACCTACCTCACCGACCGTTGTGCCTATGTGGATGGCGTGCTTGACCGTTTGATCCCGTCTGCCGAGACCGCTCCGGCGACGATACACAAGGCGATGCGCCACAGTGTTTTCGCGGGTGGCAAACGGCTGCGCCCGATTCTTTGCCTCGCTGCGGCGGAGGCGAGTGGCGGTAGTAAGGAGGCGGCTTCCTTTGCGGCGGCTGCGGTGGAGTGCCTGCACACTTACTCGCTGATCCATGATGATCTCCCCAGCATGGACAATGACGACTTCCGTCGTGGCGTGCCTACCTGTCACAAGGTGTTTGGCGATGGAGTCGCTGTTCTAGCGGGGGATGCCCTCCAGGCGCTGGCCTTTGAACTGGTGGTGAAGACTCAAGTGACCGTTCGCTACAGTGCTGCGGCCCTGGTGCGTGAGCTGGCCAAGACGGCGGGCAGTCTGCACCTCGTCGGTGGGCAGGTGGCCGACCTGGAAGGCGAGGGGAAAAAGCTGCCCTTGGAGGCTCTGCGTTTCATCCACGAGAACAAAACCGCTGCCCTGCTGACCACGAGCCTGAAGCTCGGGGGCATGAGTGCGGATTGCCAGCCGGAAGAACTGAAGGCGCTGGAAGACTTTGGCATGGCCACCGGGCTGGCCTTTCAGATCATCGACGACATCCTGGACGTCACCCAGACCAGTGAAAAGCTGGGCAAGAGTGCCGGGAAGGATCTGACCTCGGAGAAGTCCACGTATCCGGCCCTCATCGGCCTGGACGCCTCCCGAGATGAAGCCCATCGACTCACCCAAGCGGCCCATCAGGCCCTGGAAGTCTTTGGCAATCGCGGTGGCCGCCTCCGTGAGCTGGCAGATTATCTGCTCGCTCGGGATTATTGAGAACACGCTCAACTAAAAGGCTGCTAGTCTCATAAGGGGCCTTCAGTCTCAGGCTGCATGATGCAGAGTGTCCGTGGAGCGATGCAGGGTGTGCGGACAGCGGTCCCACCGTAGGCTGGGTTTGTCCGGCTGGGGAGAGACTTTTCTTCTGACGCCCTCGTTGCCGGATAACCCGGCTCATGAGCGAGGTGGCAGCCCTTGGATGTGGCGGTCAAGAAAGGCATGCCTTTCTCTGCCTTTGTTTTGTAGATCGAAGGCCTTGAGGTCTCGTTACGTCGCTCGGATAGACGGGTTATCCGGCAACTTGATCCAGCGAGTTAAGGAGGTCCAATGCCGGACAAACCCGTCCAACGACTGAAGCTGACCGTGTGAAGGCGCGTTATCGCGTCAGGTCGGGGTTTACCCGAGCAGGGCGTGGGCTTCGCGCAGGGCTTGCTCGGTGGTGGCCCAGTCCATGCAGGCGTCGGTGATGGATTGGCCGCGGGTCAGCTCGTTGAGAGGGCGGGGGAACTTCTGGTTTCCTCCCACGAGATTGCTCTCCAGCATGGCACCGATGATGGAGTCCTCGCCTGCGGCTCGCTGGCGGACGATCTCACGGAAGACTTGGGGCATCTTGGTGTGATCCTTGGCACAGTTGCCGTGGCTGGCATCGATCATGATGGAAGGCTTGAGCTTCGCGGCCTCCAGGGCGGCACGGGTTTCAGCCACGTCGTCGGCTCCATAGTTGGGACCGTCCTCACCG
Above is a window of Prosthecobacter debontii DNA encoding:
- a CDS encoding alpha/beta hydrolase family protein; the protein is MPVSFLFRVLRPITVLVLSAVVLLTSCQAKLIYYPRSYHEGYRKVLAKRSGARIEYTTGQGQQVAHYMPPMNGKKPTKVWLCYGGNNYLGLDWMQYLTAWDPSFGYLLMDYPGYGDCQGIPNPGRIRDSSREAVQALARHLNETPELLLPRMGVLCHSIGCAAGLMAADDLNIRRVILIAPFTTLTEMGKRFIGWPLCYVNMHRFNNRRHLAHVVDKGAKVVIFHGTADQVIPISMSRELAAAHPGRVTLHEKEGEDHNYILNNIGVEVGDTMSSL
- a CDS encoding glycosyltransferase, which produces MLPSLPASHPFSPLVASGKWLRVDGDKWNLHGVSYGPFRPREDGASFPAPERLAADFQQIRRLGFNTVRLYDLPTEDVLEGAEAEGLRLLVGIPWTDHVDFMHDGALRQQIEQTITDAARRFRDVPCVAGFLVGNEIEKNLARWMEPGRVRRFLEGLIEIGRREAPAKLFSYATYPSTEYLVPSNVDFLAVNLYLEHPAALESYLQRLQNLAGDKPLVITEFGLDVAAHGEQAQAETRAWFHRLCHRNAVAGTVWFSFTDEWFRGGDDITRWSFGLVTTDRQERAACHLDLSPGPLVDNPPRISVVVCTWNGGATLADCLSSLQKLRYPNFEVLLIDDGSTQDIAAIAHRFPSVLYVRQDHAGLSVARNRGASLATGEIVAYTDDDCIADEDWLTHLATGFDDPQWVAAGGPNIPPRPRNRTEAVVAAAPGAPAHVLLNDIEAEHLPGCNLAIRKRALEAIGGFQAQYVAAGDDVDVCWRLQQAGGKLRFVPGAMVWHHRRYSIQAYFRQQAGYGRAEALLMKDHPERFGALGGARWIGGIYGDRAVAPPLDEGSIYHGPQGEGLFQGIYRQGLRCWLDWTGGVIWVALVLGALVAQCPSTAAVVIALSWLQAAYRQRLLTHPPFSLGTSESLLLLGLCWIQPVVREWKRLVGMVQLGARPAGSHANPPPNPVVRRPSKVSIPLLELCFWNEVGVGRTQWLDAMRRHLAQKNIPIREDQGWRLFDLEAVPHHIISPAFLTVTEYHGERQRLTRIKLLMRIQWRLIFGVTALLGLVGLLAHPHPLLADLATLSILGLSTFIWALRQRFKRMILDAAKLIGLEVKS
- a CDS encoding phosphatidylserine decarboxylase: MPAAPIQFYNRRTQRLETEAVYGEGPLRFVYENPLGKLALHLLVKRAIFSEIYGQRMDDLDSAAKIRPFLETYGVDTSEFAEPVESYRTFNEFFYRRLKPGARPIVADPQAVALPADGRHFVIPDVSLCRDFFVKGVKFHLPALLDDAELAARYEKGAVLISRLCPTDYHRFHFPCGGVAETPRLINGPLYSVSPIAFMKRPSIFWENKRYVTRLQTGQFGEVLLLEVGATCVGSVVHTSPADAPVLKGDEKGYFRFGGSCFITIFEPGRIQFSDDLLQQSAQGREVYARMGDVAGFAIEPRDSSLPSGPAS
- a CDS encoding helix-turn-helix domain-containing protein gives rise to the protein MESHEVIRQALDKAHVKEIAAQMGVSLSLVYKWGQRDEEEGSGASNPLDRVKQLYELTGNDHLIQWLCQQAGGVFVRNPPTGKAPGREVMPATQEIVQQFAGLLAAISHAAADNTISPDESEKIRHEWDELKRLTERFVKWCEAGDFKHLAEDLRRNHH
- a CDS encoding polyprenyl synthetase family protein; the encoded protein is MSDLKTYLTDRCAYVDGVLDRLIPSAETAPATIHKAMRHSVFAGGKRLRPILCLAAAEASGGSKEAASFAAAAVECLHTYSLIHDDLPSMDNDDFRRGVPTCHKVFGDGVAVLAGDALQALAFELVVKTQVTVRYSAAALVRELAKTAGSLHLVGGQVADLEGEGKKLPLEALRFIHENKTAALLTTSLKLGGMSADCQPEELKALEDFGMATGLAFQIIDDILDVTQTSEKLGKSAGKDLTSEKSTYPALIGLDASRDEAHRLTQAAHQALEVFGNRGGRLRELADYLLARDY